In Stanieria sp. NIES-3757, the DNA window CAATATCTCCTGCATTTTGAGGTAAATATTTAACTAATCCTAAACAGGCAAAGGGGTGTTGAAAAAATACTCGCGTTAAATAACGAGGTTCTTCTAAGGAAAGCAAATCCATTGTATTGAGACAGTTGAAGACTTGCCAGCATTCATCATAAAAACGGCGAATTCCTTGGGCTTCATGGGGAAAAATTGCAATCAGTTCTTGCAAAAATTTCTCATAATTACGATGAACTTTTAATTCTAATCCATTAGGAAGATGATAATGAATTTGAACTGGATCGGGAATGGTTTCAATCTTCATCCCTACTGCTGCTAAGGCGCGAGTCAATAAATTAGTAGTACCCTCTGTCCCAAAACCAAAAATCATTGAAGCACCGACATCGAAGCGATAACCTTCTCTCTCAAAATAGCCAGCACTCCCTCCTGGAATTAGGTAACGTTCTAAGACTAATACTTTTGCTCCTTTAGCAGCTAATTGAGTAGCGGTAACTAAGCCACCAATCCCAGAGCCAATTACTATCACATCATAATCAACTTTTGTCTTAGCTATGCTGATCGCGTTCATATTTTAAATAAACTTATTGAAAAATTCCTGAATATTTAGTCTAGTTTACCGCTAAAAAAAAACAGGGGAGTCGCTTCTTTGATGACTCGCGATCCCGCCTGCCGATTCCTTGAGAGGAGAACACTGAAAAATAATATACCGCTTATTAGTAATTTATGTCAACAATAATGAGATTAAGTTGCAATAGGCACATTTGTTGAAACTGTTCATTACAAATGACTAATAAGTAGTAACCAATGACAAAATTAGCTTGCTACAATAGCCTTGTCATTTTGTATGGTCTAGGCTAGATATGGCTCGTTCTTCGGCTTTACTTCGAGATGGAACAATTCTCAATGACCGCTATAAAATTATTAGAGAGATAGGAAGAGGCGGTTTTGGGCGGACTTATCTGGCAGAAGACACCCAACGCTACCGAGAAAAATGTGTCCTCAAGGAATTTGCGCCTCAAGTAGAAAACGAGCGCGATTTACGCAAAGCGGAAGAATTATTTGAACGAGAAGCGGGTATTCTTTATCAACTAAAACACGAACAAATTCCCAGATTTGAAGCCTTATTAAGAACCAAAATTAATGGCAAAGAGTCTTTGTTTTTAGTTCAAGAATATATTGAGGGAGATAGTTACTGGGATTTACTACAACGTACAGGCAAATTTAGTGAAGTAGAAGTCATTCAATTACTCAAAGAATTGTTACCTGTATTGGAATATATTCACTCAGAAAATTTAATTCATCGTGATATTTCTCCTGATAATTTACTTTTTAGAGAGAAAGATGATAAGCCAGTCTTAATTGATTTTGGTTGTGTTAAAGTAGCAGCTAATGCTGTGTCTAAATCTACAGGACAATCGATTACTTTAATTGGCAAAAAAGGCTACGCTCCTGAAGAACAAATGCGGAGTGGACAAGCCTTCCCTAGTAGCGATCTTTATTCTTTAGCTGTTACAATTGTAGTATTATTAACCGCTAAACAACCCCATGATCTATACGATATGCATCAGGGGGTTTGGCGTTGGCAATCAGAAGTTAAGCTCAGTTCTCATTTGAGTAAAATATTAGAAAAAATGCTGGCTTATCATCCTCGCGATCGCTATCAATCTGCTAGACAAGTTATTAAAGCACTAGAAGCTAATCAAATTTCAATTGTGAGTAATTTTGTTTCAAAAATACGTACTTTAATAGTTGCACCTGGAAATCCTGAAACGCAAACTAATCCTAATCGTCCTCTTAGTAAAATTGCGTCTCAGGTTAATACTAATATTTCTCGGCTAAAAACTCAAGCACTTACTGTTTCTCGTCAGATTACCCAACCACCTCCCGAAGTAAATAAAGTATCCCATTTTAGTAAATTAGGATTACTTGCTACAGGAGTAATTATTTTACCGGGAATTTTAACCTTTACTTTGATCAAAAATTTGCTTTCTACTCCCAATGGTTTTCATGCTTTAACTAATAGTTCTCTAAGTAAACAAGAAAGCAATCTACAAAAAGACATCTACGAACGTCTTCAAGCATTACAACTAGATGCTGGCAATTTTTATGGACAAGTAGACCAAGAATTTTATCGTCGTTATCCTCAATTAAAAAATGTGCAATTAACCGAGCAATTAGAACATCGCCAGTATCGAGAAACTTGGTATCAAATTGCTAATACTTTGTTAAAACAACAAGAAAATAAATTCAATAATTAATTAGATTTTTTTGAATAACAATTATGAATTTGGCTCAGTAATCGGTAAGGTAATTGTAAAAGTTGTACCTACATTTAATTCCGATTCAAAACAGATATCTCCTTGATGAATTTCCACATATTTTTTCACAATCGCTAATCCTAAACCAGTACCAGGTAAAGTACCGACATTAGCAGCACGATGAAAACATTCAAATAAAGAACTCCGATCTTCTGGTGGAATACCAATACCGCGATCGCGTACTTGAAAAACAACTCGCTCAAGAGAGCATTTTACATTTAAATTAATTACACCACCTTCTGGCGAATATTTCATAGCATTAGAAAGTAAATTTTTCAGAATTTGTTTAACAATATTTTCATCTAAATATATGTTATTTTGTTCGCCTTGATAATCAAATAAAATTTCATGTTTTTGAGGAGAAATCACCAGAAATTTGTTAACTAATTCTTGGCAGAGTTGAACCAGATTAATTTTACTAGGTGTAAAGACTACTTCTTCTGATTCAACTTGATTAACTAATAAAACATCATCAACTAAATTAGTCATGTGTTCAGTAGCCATACGAATTTTACGAAAACAAGCTTCTTTCTGCTCTTGATTGAGTTTACCGTCTTGACTATGGAGTAAATCAACTGCTAAAGAAATAATTGTTAAAGGAGTACGGTATTCATGGGAAATGGTGCGGACAATACGAGTTTTTAATTCATGAAGTTCTTTTTCTCTCGCTAAAGCTTGCCGAATCCGATTATTTTCTAAACGATTTTTTTCTCCTTCTAATAACATTTGTAATTGTTGGACATAAGTAGAGGCTTGATTCGCAATTTTATATAAAATTCGGATATGTTCTTCAGTAAATTGTTTGGCTTTTTCCGTCCCTACAAATAATAGTCCGATAATCTGTTTTTCTTCTGGAGAATTGGCAATAATGGGAACAAAAAAATGAGAGCCAATTTGCTGAATTTTTAGTTGAGAAGACGATTGAATTTGATTGTTAAGATTGTGTAAACAAAGAGGTAGGTTAAGTAGATCTAATCCATTTACTTTAACCATACTCTCTAAAAGTCGTTGCTGAATCTCTAATTGAGCAGTAGTAGAAAGAGGACGGTTAGCATTAAGAAACAGTTCGCATATTTTTGGTTCGAGTAGAATTCCTCCCGTCACATCGCAAGGAACAACAGTATGCAAATGTTTTAACATTGAGCGAAATAAATCTTCGTAGTTTAAAGTAGAGCCAATTTGTCGCGAAAGATCGTAGCAAAGCTCTAATTCAAATACTTTTTGATTGAGTTGAGTTTCTAGTCTTTGTTCAAATTCAGTTTCTAATTGAGATAACTTTTGTTGAGTAGCGAGTAGAGTAGAAGTTAGCTGCTGATTTTTTAACTGTTCTTCTTGTAATTGAAGTTTTAGTAACTCTAAATTTGAGTTATTCAAATGGTTTGAAGTATTATCTCTTGCTTGAGCTTTTATTTCATCTTCATTATTTGGTGAGTGGTTACTATCTACCATTGAAATTAAAGTTTAAAACTAAAAATTATTAAATAGACTTTGTTAATAATAGTTTAAAACTATTACGACCTTGAGTTTGAGGTTGATATCTTCTTAGGTATTTGTATTTATATAACAAAAATTGAGTTTTAATTTACAAAACTTTAACTTTTTAAAACCTGTCTTAAAAAAATCTAAAATTTTAAATTCATAGTTGACCAATAATTCGCTCTTTCCCATGAATTGTTGGCAATTGTTTTTAAAAAATTTAATCCCAATAGTTGGAGGGGATCGTCGAGATAAGAGATAAATTTAACTTGATTAAGTTACCCCTAAAAGATGTGGATATTTTTACTGTCGTTAATATCTGATTAAATTACTGCAACGACTATACAGATTGCGAGAAACTAAGCTTAAATAAAGGGGAAAAGCTCGCTTCATTTCGTGTCTTTTCCTTTTCAGCTAAATTAAGTCAAGTTTTAAGCATTGATAACTATGGTTTCTGCTACTCAGAAGACTGCTACTAAAGTTTCTCATAACATTGAAACAGCTAAAGCAAATCCACGCAAAACTGCTAGTGGAGTTTACGTTACCGTTCACGGTCATTTTTATCAACCGCCAAGAGAAAATCCTTATTTAGATACGATTGAACGGCAACCCAGTGCTTATCCTTATCATGATTGGAATGAACGCATTTATTATGAATGTTATCGTCCGAATGCCTTTGCGAGAATTTTAAATGATGGTGGCGAAGTAATTGGGATCGTTAATAACTTTGAATATCTTAGCTTCAATATTGGACCAACTTTGATGTCTTGGTTAGAAAAATACGATTTTGAAGTGTATCAGCGTATTCTTGAAGCAGATCGAATCAGTTGTGAACGATTAAATGGTCATGGTAATGCGATCGCGCAAGTTTATAATCATATTATTCTGCCTTTGGCTAATGAAAGGGATAAGTATACTCAAATTCGTTGGGGAATAGCTGATTTTCGTTCTCGTTTTCAGCGAGAACCAGAAGGAATGTGGTTGGCAGAAACTGCTGTAGACTATCCGACTTTGAAAGTATTAGTTGATGAAGGAATTCGTTTTATTATCCTTGCTCCTTCTCAAGCCGAACGCTGTCGTCCTTTGCCTACTAAAGACAATCGTAATCCAGAATGGCATGAAGTCGGCGGTGCTCAGATCGATCCTACTCGTCCCTATCGCTGCACCTTAGAAGATGGTCGTGATATTGATATTTTCTTTTATGATGGCCCAATCTCCAGAGATATGGGTTTTAGCGATATTTTAACCAATGGCGATCGCTTTGTGGCAAGATTAGGTCAAGCCATTAAAGGGGATCGTCGTCCTGCTCAACTCATTAATGTGGCTACGGATGGAGAAACTTTTGGTCATCATAAAGGCGGAACAGAAAAGTGTCTGGCTTATGTTTTTACCAAAGAATTTAAAAATAGAGGCTGGAATCTTACCAATTACGCCCATTATCTCAGTATTAGTCCTCCTACCTGGGAAGTAATCCTCAAACCAGTAACCGCTTGGAGTTGTTCCCACGGAGTCGACAGATGGCAAGATGATTGTGGTTGTGGTGGTGGTGGTGTCTGGCACCAAAAATGGCGCAAACCTTTACGAACTACTTTAGACTGGTTACGCGATCGCTTGATTGAAGTTTATGAAGAGTTAGGCAGTAAATATTTTTGCGATCCTTGGGAAACTAGAGATCATTATATCCAAGTTATTAGCGACCGCAGTTACGAAAATGTGGAGCGATTTTTTAATACTCATCAATGTCGTCAACTCAGCCCTGAAGAGAAAATTGATGCTTTAAGATTATTAGAAATGCAGCGTCATGCGTTGTTAATGTACACTAGCTGCGGTTGGTTTTTTGAAGAGATTTCTCGTCCTGAAGGAGTTCAAATTCTGCGTTATGCTGCTCGTGCCATCGAATTAGCTGGAGAAGTAGCCGGAGTTTATTGGAAATTAGACTTTTTAAATCGTTTAGCTGAAGCACCCAGTAATGTCGAACTATTTGGTAACGGAGCGGAAGTTTACCGTCAATTAGTTGTTTCTGCGCAGATTAGTTTTCAACAAGTCGCTGCTCACTATGCCATTAGCAGCCTCTTTAATACTTATACTAATCTCGAACAAATGTACTGCTATGCAGTTGAACAACTTGACTACCAAAAACAGCAGATGGGTGCGCTTACTTTAGCAGTGGGACAAGTTCGTTTGACTTCTGAAATTACTAGGGAAAGCCATCATTTTGTCTTTGCCGTACTGCATTTAGGAGGTTGGGATTTTCACTGCTGCATTCAAACTTTTGCTAGTCGTCTGGCTTATAGCGAAAACAAGCAACACTTATTTGAAGCTTTTAAACAAGCTAGTGCTGCTCAAACAATTGTCGCCATGAATAAGTTATTTAGCGATCGCTCTTTTAATTTACAACATTTGTTTGCCGAAGAAAGACATCGAATTATCGAACAGTTAACTGACCAAACCAAAAAACACTTAGATCAGCTTTATACTCAAGTTTATCGGGAAAATTATAGTAT includes these proteins:
- a CDS encoding serine/threonine protein kinase → MARSSALLRDGTILNDRYKIIREIGRGGFGRTYLAEDTQRYREKCVLKEFAPQVENERDLRKAEELFEREAGILYQLKHEQIPRFEALLRTKINGKESLFLVQEYIEGDSYWDLLQRTGKFSEVEVIQLLKELLPVLEYIHSENLIHRDISPDNLLFREKDDKPVLIDFGCVKVAANAVSKSTGQSITLIGKKGYAPEEQMRSGQAFPSSDLYSLAVTIVVLLTAKQPHDLYDMHQGVWRWQSEVKLSSHLSKILEKMLAYHPRDRYQSARQVIKALEANQISIVSNFVSKIRTLIVAPGNPETQTNPNRPLSKIASQVNTNISRLKTQALTVSRQITQPPPEVNKVSHFSKLGLLATGVIILPGILTFTLIKNLLSTPNGFHALTNSSLSKQESNLQKDIYERLQALQLDAGNFYGQVDQEFYRRYPQLKNVQLTEQLEHRQYRETWYQIANTLLKQQENKFNN
- a CDS encoding PAS/PAC sensor signal transduction histidine kinase yields the protein MVDSNHSPNNEDEIKAQARDNTSNHLNNSNLELLKLQLQEEQLKNQQLTSTLLATQQKLSQLETEFEQRLETQLNQKVFELELCYDLSRQIGSTLNYEDLFRSMLKHLHTVVPCDVTGGILLEPKICELFLNANRPLSTTAQLEIQQRLLESMVKVNGLDLLNLPLCLHNLNNQIQSSSQLKIQQIGSHFFVPIIANSPEEKQIIGLLFVGTEKAKQFTEEHIRILYKIANQASTYVQQLQMLLEGEKNRLENNRIRQALAREKELHELKTRIVRTISHEYRTPLTIISLAVDLLHSQDGKLNQEQKEACFRKIRMATEHMTNLVDDVLLVNQVESEEVVFTPSKINLVQLCQELVNKFLVISPQKHEILFDYQGEQNNIYLDENIVKQILKNLLSNAMKYSPEGGVINLNVKCSLERVVFQVRDRGIGIPPEDRSSLFECFHRAANVGTLPGTGLGLAIVKKYVEIHQGDICFESELNVGTTFTITLPITEPNS
- a CDS encoding glycoside hydrolase family 57, translated to MVSATQKTATKVSHNIETAKANPRKTASGVYVTVHGHFYQPPRENPYLDTIERQPSAYPYHDWNERIYYECYRPNAFARILNDGGEVIGIVNNFEYLSFNIGPTLMSWLEKYDFEVYQRILEADRISCERLNGHGNAIAQVYNHIILPLANERDKYTQIRWGIADFRSRFQREPEGMWLAETAVDYPTLKVLVDEGIRFIILAPSQAERCRPLPTKDNRNPEWHEVGGAQIDPTRPYRCTLEDGRDIDIFFYDGPISRDMGFSDILTNGDRFVARLGQAIKGDRRPAQLINVATDGETFGHHKGGTEKCLAYVFTKEFKNRGWNLTNYAHYLSISPPTWEVILKPVTAWSCSHGVDRWQDDCGCGGGGVWHQKWRKPLRTTLDWLRDRLIEVYEELGSKYFCDPWETRDHYIQVISDRSYENVERFFNTHQCRQLSPEEKIDALRLLEMQRHALLMYTSCGWFFEEISRPEGVQILRYAARAIELAGEVAGVYWKLDFLNRLAEAPSNVELFGNGAEVYRQLVVSAQISFQQVAAHYAISSLFNTYTNLEQMYCYAVEQLDYQKQQMGALTLAVGQVRLTSEITRESHHFVFAVLHLGGWDFHCCIQTFASRLAYSENKQHLFEAFKQASAAQTIVAMNKLFSDRSFNLQHLFAEERHRIIEQLTDQTKKHLDQLYTQVYRENYSILLAFQREELPVPQELQVAAEVALSHRCLEIVAALESEPQAIDSHLSELVSVATEANHFRCQLNIPEAKKILEQLIMQSLWQILYEGDPASIENELARIEQILAISEYLHLGLFLDRAQEIYYKCLHQHIVPHCFSETENGCRWNRSQLRPLLKLGKKLAVDVNNWSI